A window of Calditrichia bacterium contains these coding sequences:
- a CDS encoding phosphate--AMP phosphotransferase: MLKKIDLNRKLEKSVYKEKMDELEIHLGQLQRQILEYKIPVIILFEGWEAAGKGTLINRLILRLDPRQFSVFTAREPNEEEAFRPFLWRFWKRTPADGRMSILDRSWYRRVSQDRVNGRFPKSEWEHTFREINFFERQLTSDGAIIIKFFLHISQKEQKKRFKKLQKDPAMVWRITDEDWISHRQYDEYLAAYEDMLAETDTAVAPWHIVESHDVRFATLKIFQIVCQKLENGLNIAKKAAQATEAVPVEAAGTDVELRTSILAGVDLDKSLDRKDYEKELDKYQERIRELEHTLYQKRIPVVIVYEGWDAAGKGGNIKRLTQLMDPRGYDVIPIAAPNDIERKHHYLWRFWKEFPKAGHFAIFDRSWYGRVMVERVEGFCSEAEWKRAYREINEMEAQLTNFGTVIVKFWLHIDKETQLRRFKLREATPHKRYKITDEDWRNREKWDLYEAAVDEMLFRTSSTYAPWTIIESNCKLYARVKALKTVVDAIEQRLKSEKKKS; this comes from the coding sequence ATGTTAAAAAAAATTGACCTCAACCGAAAGCTGGAAAAATCGGTTTACAAAGAAAAAATGGATGAACTGGAAATCCATTTGGGACAACTGCAACGCCAAATTCTGGAATATAAAATTCCGGTAATTATTTTGTTCGAAGGTTGGGAAGCGGCGGGCAAAGGGACGCTCATTAACCGACTGATTTTACGGCTGGACCCGCGCCAATTTAGTGTTTTTACTGCACGAGAGCCCAATGAGGAAGAAGCTTTTCGCCCGTTTTTGTGGCGATTTTGGAAACGAACGCCGGCAGACGGACGGATGTCGATTCTCGACCGGAGCTGGTATCGCCGGGTGTCGCAGGATCGCGTGAACGGTCGATTTCCGAAATCCGAATGGGAGCACACGTTTCGCGAGATCAATTTTTTCGAACGCCAGCTAACCAGCGACGGTGCAATTATCATCAAATTTTTTCTGCATATTTCCCAAAAAGAGCAGAAAAAACGCTTCAAAAAATTGCAGAAAGATCCCGCGATGGTTTGGCGAATCACCGACGAAGACTGGATCAGCCATCGCCAATACGATGAGTATCTCGCGGCATATGAGGACATGCTGGCGGAAACCGACACCGCCGTTGCGCCATGGCACATCGTCGAATCGCATGATGTGCGTTTTGCAACCCTCAAAATATTTCAGATCGTTTGCCAGAAATTGGAAAATGGACTGAACATCGCCAAAAAAGCAGCGCAGGCAACGGAAGCTGTTCCGGTTGAAGCGGCGGGCACGGATGTGGAATTGCGCACCTCCATTCTCGCCGGTGTCGATCTCGATAAATCGCTGGATCGCAAAGATTACGAAAAAGAGCTGGATAAATATCAGGAACGCATTCGCGAACTGGAGCACACGCTGTATCAAAAACGCATTCCGGTGGTCATCGTTTACGAAGGGTGGGATGCCGCCGGAAAAGGCGGCAACATCAAACGGCTGACCCAATTGATGGACCCGCGCGGTTACGATGTGATCCCGATTGCTGCACCCAACGATATCGAACGCAAACACCATTATTTATGGCGATTTTGGAAGGAATTTCCCAAAGCCGGACATTTTGCCATTTTTGACCGCAGCTGGTACGGGCGGGTAATGGTTGAACGTGTGGAAGGATTTTGCAGCGAAGCGGAGTGGAAACGCGCTTACCGCGAAATTAACGAAATGGAGGCGCAGTTGACCAATTTTGGCACGGTGATCGTCAAATTTTGGCTGCACATCGACAAAGAAACCCAGCTACGCCGCTTCAAATTGCGCGAAGCAACGCCCCACAAACGCTACAAAATTACCGACGAAGATTGGCGAAATCGCGAAAAATGGGATTTGTACGAAGCCGCAGTGGACGAAATGCTGTTCCGAACCAGCAGCACTTACGCACCGTGGACGATCATCGAATCCAACTGCAAACTGTATGCACGGGTTAAAGCGCTGAAGACGGTTGTCGATGCTATTGAACAGCGATTAAAATCCGAAAAGAAAAAATCTTGA